TTCGGAAGCCCAAACATACTCCCCCAAGCATTAACCGCCCTGCGCAACCTCCGCGCCCCTCTTTCACAGGAGTCAACATCCATGAGCACCACCACCCTAGATACACGACCATTTATCGCAGTCACCATGGGCGATGGATCCGGCGTCGGCCCCGAGGTCACCGTCGGAGCCCTCATTGATGAGAACGCCTACAAGATCAGTCGCCCGATTGTTATCGGCGATTGTCACCGCTTGAACCTTGGCGCCCAAGCTTTGGGTCTGGCAGTAGACATCGTGGAAATCACCGAAGTCTCTCAAGCTCAGTTCACCCCTGGTCGTATTAACGTCATCGACCCACACCTGCTCTCTGAAGACCTCGAATGGGGCAAGGTTTCTGCCGAAGCAGGTAACGCCGCCTATCACTACATCCGGATCGCTTGTGAGTTGGGCATGCGCGGTGAAATTCAAGGCATCTGCACCGCGCCACTGAACAAAGCCGCCTTGCACGAAGCCGGACACATCTACCCAGGGCATACCGAACTACTTGCCCATTTCATGGGTGTTGATGAGGTATCCATGATGCTTTCAACGCCTAAGGTCAAGGTCATTCACGTCACCACCCACATCGGCTTGATCGACGCAATCAAGAAAATCGAACCGGGACTGGTTGAACGCACCGTCCGCCGTGGTCATGAAGCACTGGTTCGGGCGGGCAATCCCAACCCTAAAATCGGCGTCTGCGCCATCAACCCGCACGCCGGCGAGAATGGCCTCTTCGGCTATGGCGAAGAGGAAGAAAAGATCATCCCCGCACTTGAAAAGCTTCAGGCAGAGGGAATTAACGCGATCGGCCCCCTGCCTGCCGATACCGCTTTCTTCCTAGCTGGCCGTGGCGACTACGACCTCATTGTCGCCATGTACCATGATCAGGGTCATGGCCCGGTCAAGGTTCTTGGCATTGAAGCTGGCGTGAACATCACCGTGGGCTTGCCCGTGATCCGTACTTCAGTTGACCATGGCACCGCTTTTGATATTGCCGGCAAGGGCATTGTTGAGGTGGGCAGCATGATTGAGGCTCTACAGCAGTCAGTGAATTTGGCATCGGTTCCGGTCAAGTAAAGGAACTACAGCAATGCCGATACACTCGGCGTAGCAGATTCACCGTGCCGGGAGGGAAAGGGACTCATGTCAACCAGCGCAAAGGTACGCCAAGGGCAGATCCTTGAACTAGCCAATACCAGTGGTTTGGCCAGTGTTGAGGAACTCTCCGAGCGCTTCGGCGTGACCGCTTCAACGATCCGTCGTGATCTTTCTCGACTAACCGTCGAGGGCAAGATCGCTCGGACCTATGGTGGCGCCATGCCACTGACGGCTCCGGTCATCGAGTCCACCTTCCGGCAACGCAACATGGAGAATTCTGCTGTCAAAAGCGCCATTGGACGCAAGGCACGCGCCTTGGTGTCCGAAGGGCAAACCATCCTGCTTGATTCAGGTTCCACGGTCGCTGCACTGGCCCACGAACTTCGTGATGCCAGCGAGCTCACCGTAGCCACCACCTCCCTTGTGGTGGTGGAGGAATTAGCCGAGGCGGAATCGGTTCATGTTGAATGCCTCGGTGGAACCCTGCGACATCGCAGTGCAGCTTTTGTGGGACCCTTGGCCGAATATTCTCTGGAGCGAATGAGCTTTGATTCCGTGTTCCTCGGAGCTGACGCGGTGACCCCTGAGGCCATCTGCGAAGCAGACTTGGTTCAGACGCGTCTCAAAGAAAAAATGGCTTCCCGAGCACAGCGCATTTTTGTGTTGGCCGACAGCTCCAAACTCAATCAGCACCCGTTCCACGCTTGGGCCATGTTGCCCGAAGGCTGGACTCTGATCACCGACGCGCAGGCTGATAAAACTCAACTCGCCCCCTTCAAAAAAGCCAACGTTGAGGTGATCATCGCGGGCTAGTCCCCCGCGGTTCACAACGTCGCGGCCGTGAAGAACCTACACCTTCGTTGTTCGTCGGTTCAGCAAATAGATCAGGTACAGACCGCCAAAGCAGACGGTGACCACGCCCACCGGTAATTGCACCGGGGCGAACAAGCGCTGGGCCAATAGATCACTGGACGCAAGCAATAGTGCTCCAACAAGTGCCGTAGGAACTAGTTGCAGTCCGGCACTTCCGGCGAGGCGACGAGCAATTTGTGGGGCTACCAAGGCGACAAAGGCAATCGGACCGGCCAGAGATGTCACCGCGGCAACAAGGAACACCGCCAGCACGACCAATAACAATTTGGTGCGTTCTACCCGCATGCCCAGCGCCCGGCACAGGTCATCACCTAGCTGCAGCATTCGAAGCTGCGACGAGTTAGCTAAGAGTAGCGCTGACACCAGCACCACAAGAATTCCGACTGGGGTTACCGACTGCCAGGTCAATCCGTTCAGGGTTCCGGCCCCCCAGACGGCGGCGGCCATGGCCACATCAAGTTCTGCGCGGAGCACCAAAAAATGGTTGAACGAGGCCAGCACCGAAGATATACCGATGCCCACAAGAATCAATCTGAACCCTGCGGTACCGTTACGCCAAGCCAACAGGTACACCAAGAGCGCGGTAAGCAATCCACCGGTCAGAGCTCCCAAACTGGTGGCAACAAATCCACCGCCGAGCACCGTAAGCGTGATCAGCGCGCCGGTGTAAGCACCGGTGGAAAAACCAATGATGTCCGGAGATCCCAAGGGGTTCCGGGTCAATGATTGGAAGACCGCGCCGGAGAGAGCCAAGGCCGCCCCAAAGAGCAATGCGGCCACGGCCCGAGGCATGCGCCACTGCCAGATGACCATGTTCTCAATGCCTTCACCCTGACCAAACAGTACTTTCAGCACCTGCCATGGCGTCATCTGATACTCGCCACCGGAGATCGCAAACACCGAAACCAACAGGCACAACGCCAGCAAGACCAGTACGGTGCTCGGTGCACGCAGTTTAGTTTTTACACTCACAGGGCCACCGCCTTACGTCCACGAGCAATCATGATCAGCAACGGTGCCCCGAGGAACGCCGCGACAACACCGGCTTGCAGTTCTCCGGGAAGCATCACTCGTCCGAGCATGTCGGCGCAGAGCAAAAGCATCGGGGCGATCAGCGCGGTAAAGGCCATGATCCATCCGGTATGTGCCCCGGCCAGTCGCCGGGCCGCATGCGGTGCCATTAACCCGATAAATCCAATGGCACCCACCGCTGCCGTGGACGCCCCGGCCAGTATCGTGATGGCCAGCAGCACCAGTATTCGGGTCCGTCCCACGTTAGTTCCCAGGGAACGGGCGCTGTCTTCGCCCAGCGCCAAGGTATCTAGCGAACGAGCGCAACTGGCCGCCACCAGGACACCGACTAAAAGACATCCGGCAAGGGTCAGCACAATTGAGGAATCGCGGCCCTGCAAGGAGCCGATGGTCCATGCACGCAACTGATCAAAGGCCTGTGGTTTAACCAGGGATAACGCGGTGCCTACACCGGTGAGCACCGCTCCGATAGCAACACCAGAAAGCACTAGCCGCACCGGATCACTGGATCCGGGCCTGGGCATTCCCACCAGATAAACCACGGCGGTGGTCAGTAGCGCACCGAGGAAGGCAAAGAGCACGTACCCGTTAAAACCCTGCACGCCGAGGAATCCTACGGAAACGACAATGGCCAGAGAGGCTCCGGCGTTAACTCCGAGAATTCCGGGTTCGGCTAACGGGTTGCGGGTCAGGCTTTGCGCCAGTACCCCAGAAATTCCCAAGCCCAGTCCTGCAAGTACAGCCAGTATGGCCCGCGGCAGTCGAGACTCAACAACGATGCTGCGCTCCACGGTGGCTTCCGTATCAGTCAGCGCCTGTATCACCACATCGATGGGCAAGGCTCGTGATCCGATAGCCAGAGATACCAAAACTAACAACAGCAAGATCACTGCCAACCCGACAAGAAGAACCAGCTGTCGACCGACGCCGACGGTGTGGGGCGCAGGGGTTGTGGGCCGTTTGAGATTAGCGCTAATGACCGGCGCCCTTCGTTTCAGCTAATGCGGGGAACGTGAATACTTTACCGTGTTTCTGTTTCAATGAGCGACAAAATGCTTTGGTTAGCCTTAGCAAAATAAGGTATATTTGCGATGTGAATTTTCTGAAGATCGGCTCCATGTGGCGCCGCACCATGATTTCGGCTACCGCCCTTGCGCTAGTCGGCCTGACCGCCGGTTGCGGCGCGTCCACCACCGATACCAGCTCCGGCAATAAGGACGTTGCCATCGGCGGCGAACACTTCACCACCGCAGATGAAGAGACCGCCAAGTTCGGTTCCGACGCCGAAGCAGGCCAGTTCCCCCGCACCATCACCCACGCCAATGGCACCACCACCCTAGAATCCAAGCCTCAGCGCGTGGTGGTTCTAGATACCGGTGAATTAGATGCCGTGGTCTCCTTGGGCATCACCCCGGTGGGCATTCCTTCCACCGAGGGTTCCAGCCCGATCCCTAGCTACCTGGCCGATAAGGTCAAGGATGCCAAGACCGTGGGCACCATTCAGGAACTGAACCTGGAATCCATCGCGGCACTCAAACCAGACCTAATCATTGGTTCTCAGCTGCGTGCCGATAAGCTCTACTCCCAGCTCAACGACATTGCACCAACCGTGTTCTCGATTCGCCCAGGCTTCCCATGGAAGGAAAACTTCCTGCTTGCCGGTGAAGCACTCGGCGAAGAAACCAAGGCAGTAGAAACCCTGAACGCTTATCAGGACAAGGCCACCGCCCTGGGCAATGACGTGCAGGGAGATCCTGAGATTTCACTGCTGCGCTTCATGCCAGAGAAGATTCGCCTCTACGCCAACAAGTCACTGATTGGTGTCATCCTGAACGATGCCGGGCTCAAGCGTCCAGATAACCAGAACATTGATGACCTGGCCGCGGAAATTTCCGCAGAGAACCTGACCGACGCTGACTCGGACTGGATCTTCTACACCTCCTACGGAACCCCTGAGGCGACCGGCGAAAAGGCCGCGATCGAGGGCCCACTGTGGAAGCAGCTCAAGGCCGTGCAGAATGATCAGGCCATTCGCGTGAACGACGACGTCTGGTTCCTGGGCCTCGGCCCAACTGGCGCCTCGCAGATCCTGGATGATCTGCGTAGCTACCTCGTCAATTAACTTCTCGCTTTCGCACCGAGATACATTGCCACTGCGAAGCCTGTGCTCAGCCCGAGCATAGAAAGCTTGAGTAACGTAGTAACTACCTCATTGAAGGTGCGAGTGATGATCGTTGAAATCCCCGTCGGTATAACCGGCGGGGATTTCGCTTTAACTTCGAGCTCGGCGCAGGACTATGCTTCCAGCCAGCTCACTTCCCCGGATTCCAGGTCATAGAGAGCCGGAACGATACGGGTTCGCTTCTCCTCCACAGCTTTGCTGATGATCGCCGAGCGTTCCACGAGTTGCCTGGCAACGGCGAGCGCATTAGCTTTCACCACTTGGTCCACCGCCTCGCTGCCGAATCCCGAAACCTTCTGGCGACGGGCTACCGGAGCGATCTGTTCTGCGAAATCATCCATTTCGCCGGGCAACGCGGGATCCTCCGGGTTGGCTTCCATGGCCTTGAGGGTTCCGGTCACCGCGCCGCAGGCGGTGTGACCGAGGATGACCAGAAGGGGCACCGAGTAGGGCGCGGAAACGGCGAACTCCATGCTGCCCACCAGGGTGTCATCCAGGACCGCACCCGCGGTCCTGGTGACAAAGAGGTCTCCGATCCCCTTGTCGAAAAGCATCTCCGGGGTGACTCGCGAGTCCACGCACCCGTGGACCAAGGCGAAGGGGCTCTGGTGTTCGGCCTGCTCATCACGCCGATGCGAATCCTGGTTTGGGCGCTGCACCTGCCCTGCAACGAATCTCTTATTGCCTTCGGTGAGTTCTATGAGCACATCGTCTGAGGTCTTGGGAGCGGAGACGTGTTTGGCGGTGGCGGCTTGTACGGTTTTCTCGTTCGCGCAGGCGCTGAGTCTTGCGAGCGCTAGCAGGCCGGTCGCACCAGCAATCAGCTTTCTGCGGCTGGTTGCGCTGGTGTTGACGACGCTGTCAATGGGTTGTGGCATAGTGCTCTCCGGTCGTAATTCGTGGGCACCTGAATGTCATTAACTCAGATTTTTTGGTAAATACCATCATGAAGTCTATTGTTCTGCATTTGATTCATAAACGAATTCCCGAATATTTCGCACCCTTGGACCGAGCATGACTTCACAACCCATCACAAAAGTGATTGACACCACACAGGTTTTCGATTTGGATGGACACTATCAATCGATTGATTGGGAACACAAGGTGGTGTCCATTGGAACTGGGAACAGTCCAGCAAGCGGCGGTCTCTTGCTTCGCGCAACGAGGCTTTGCCGCCACCGGAATCCGTGAACTCGGTTCCGCCGTGGGTCTGAATTCAGCCACGCTCTATCACTATGTCGGCGGCAAAGAAGAACTACTGGTAGGCATCATCAAAAATTGCCTGAACTCCATGATCGACGGTGCCCGTCAGGTCCTGGCCACCAGCAATGACCCCACTACACAACTGGCCCTACTCGTCGCCTTCCACGTCGGCTTCACCGCCACCAACCCCAAAACCTCGCGCGTCGCCGAACATGAAATGCGCGCCTTGACCGCCGAAAATGCGGCGCAAATGCAGGGCCTACGTGATGAGTACGAACAACTCTTTGCCCAGGTCCTTCAAGCAGGCGCAACGCAGGGCGTGTTTAGCACTGTGGATCTGGGCATCACCAGGCTAGCCATGATGGAAATGGGCACCGGAGCCTCCCACTGGTACCGCCGGGACGGCCGGCTCTCATTACCGCAAGTCCAACTGAACTTCATCGCCCTAGCCATGCGCATGCTCGCGGTGTCCAACGAAGCGCCACTGGCCAGCAAAGACCTTCCCACACCCCCGAACATCGCCAGCGAACCTGAAGTGAAGGACTGAAAAGTGAAGACGCTTTCTTCTCACCTGGATCCCACGGAATTTGAGCTCAACGCCAAAGCCAATGCACCACTACTCGCCGAATTACAGCAACGCCTTGCCCGCGCCGAGCTCGGTGGATCCGAAAAATCCCGTAACCGTCACAAGGATCGCGGCAAGCTACTGCCCCGCGAGCGCGTGGATCAACTCCTTGATGAGGGATCGCCCTTCCTCGAAATCGCGCCCTTGGCCGCCGAAGACATGTACGACGGGGCCAGCCCGGCAGCCGGCATGATCGCCGGCATCGGAATGGTGCACTCCCGGCACGTCATGATCATCGCCAACGACGCGACCGTCAAAGGCGGAACCTACTTCCCGATGACCGTAAAAAAGCATTTACGCGCTCAAGAAATCGCCCTAGAGAATCGCCTGCCCTGCATCTATTTGGTGGATTCTGGAGGCGCATTTTTACCCATGCAAGATGAAGTGTTCCCCGGCCGCGAGCACTTCGGTCGGATCTTCTTCAACCAGGCACAGCTCTCCGCCAAGAAAATTCCGCAGCTGGCTGCAGTCCTTGGATCCTGCACCGCAGGAGGCGCCTACGTGCCAGCAATGAGCGATGAGAGTGTCATTGTGCGCAACCAGGGCACCATCTTCTTAGGCGGCCCACCCCTGGTCAAGGCCGCCATCGGTGAAGTGGTCACCGCCGAAGAACTCGGCGGAGGCGAACTGCATGCGAAGACTTCCGGGGTGGTAGATCATCTGGCCGAAAATGATGAGCACGCGTTGATGATCATCCGCGACATCGTTGCCACCCTGCCACCAAACCCTACCCCGGCCTGGGACATCACCTCAGCGGTCACCGAACCACTGTATCCCGCCAGCGAATTAGCCGGCATTGTCCCGGTGGATGTGAACGCGCCCTATGATGTGCACGAGGTCATCGCTCGACTGGTCGATGGCAGCAAATTCCATGAATTCAAAGCCGAATACGGCACCACCCTGGTCACCGGGTTCGCGCAGATCCACGGCCACCAGGTGGGCATCATTGCCAATAATGGGGTGCTCTTCTCCGAATCCGCGGTGAAGGGTGCACACTTTATCGAGCTCTGCGATCAGCGGGGCATCCCCCTACTGTTTTTGCAGAACCTCGCCGGTTTCATGGTGGGCCGCGACTATGAGGCCGATGGCATTGCCAAACACGGAGCCAAAATGGTCACCTCCGTAGCCACCGCCCGAGTACCCAAGCTGACGGTCATCATCGGCGGTTCCTTCGGCGCCGGCAACTACTCGATGTGTGGCCGCGCCTACTCCCCACGCTTCTTGTGGATGTGGCCCAATGCGCGCATCTCAGTCATGGGTGGCAACCAAGCCTCCTCGGTGCTATCCACGGTCAAACGTGACGGGCTAGAAGCGGCCGGAGAAACCTGGAGCGCCGAAGAGGAAGAACGCTTCAAGGCTCCGATTCGTGAACAGTACGAAACCCAGGGCAACCCGTACTATTCCACCGCACGTTTATGGGACGACGGGGTGATCGATCCGGCCGAGACTCGCCGCGTGCTCGGCTTGGCCCTCGATGTCTGTGCCCGCACCCCACTGCCAGAGACCAGTTTTGGTCTCTTCCGGATGTAGTCAGGAGAGCTCAGTATGAACCCCCAACTCTTTGATACGGTCCTGGTGGCTAACCGCGGAGAAATTGCTGTGCGCATCATCCGCACCCTACGCACTCTGGGCATCAAATCCGTCGCGGTCTACTCGGATGCCGATGCCGGGGCCCTGCATGTTTCCCTGGCCGATACCGCCGTACGCATCGGAGCCGCCCCCGCGCATGAGAGCTATTTGAACATCGACGCGGTCATCAATGCCTGCAAAGTGAGCGGCGCCCAAGCGGTTCACCCGGGCTATGGATTCCTCTCCGAAAATGTGGACTTCGCTCGTGCCTTAGAGGCTGCCGGTATTACCTTTATTGGTCCACCGGTGCACTCCATCAATCTCATGGGCGATAAGATTCGCTCCAAAAATCA
The nucleotide sequence above comes from Glutamicibacter sp. B1. Encoded proteins:
- a CDS encoding DeoR/GlpR family DNA-binding transcription regulator; translated protein: MSTSAKVRQGQILELANTSGLASVEELSERFGVTASTIRRDLSRLTVEGKIARTYGGAMPLTAPVIESTFRQRNMENSAVKSAIGRKARALVSEGQTILLDSGSTVAALAHELRDASELTVATTSLVVVEELAEAESVHVECLGGTLRHRSAAFVGPLAEYSLERMSFDSVFLGADAVTPEAICEADLVQTRLKEKMASRAQRIFVLADSSKLNQHPFHAWAMLPEGWTLITDAQADKTQLAPFKKANVEVIIAG
- a CDS encoding FecCD family ABC transporter permease; this encodes MSVKTKLRAPSTVLVLLALCLLVSVFAISGGEYQMTPWQVLKVLFGQGEGIENMVIWQWRMPRAVAALLFGAALALSGAVFQSLTRNPLGSPDIIGFSTGAYTGALITLTVLGGGFVATSLGALTGGLLTALLVYLLAWRNGTAGFRLILVGIGISSVLASFNHFLVLRAELDVAMAAAVWGAGTLNGLTWQSVTPVGILVVLVSALLLANSSQLRMLQLGDDLCRALGMRVERTKLLLVVLAVFLVAAVTSLAGPIAFVALVAPQIARRLAGSAGLQLVPTALVGALLLASSDLLAQRLFAPVQLPVGVVTVCFGGLYLIYLLNRRTTKV
- a CDS encoding FecCD family ABC transporter permease; this translates as MILLLLVLVSLAIGSRALPIDVVIQALTDTEATVERSIVVESRLPRAILAVLAGLGLGISGVLAQSLTRNPLAEPGILGVNAGASLAIVVSVGFLGVQGFNGYVLFAFLGALLTTAVVYLVGMPRPGSSDPVRLVLSGVAIGAVLTGVGTALSLVKPQAFDQLRAWTIGSLQGRDSSIVLTLAGCLLVGVLVAASCARSLDTLALGEDSARSLGTNVGRTRILVLLAITILAGASTAAVGAIGFIGLMAPHAARRLAGAHTGWIMAFTALIAPMLLLCADMLGRVMLPGELQAGVVAAFLGAPLLIMIARGRKAVAL
- a CDS encoding ABC transporter substrate-binding protein — its product is MNFLKIGSMWRRTMISATALALVGLTAGCGASTTDTSSGNKDVAIGGEHFTTADEETAKFGSDAEAGQFPRTITHANGTTTLESKPQRVVVLDTGELDAVVSLGITPVGIPSTEGSSPIPSYLADKVKDAKTVGTIQELNLESIAALKPDLIIGSQLRADKLYSQLNDIAPTVFSIRPGFPWKENFLLAGEALGEETKAVETLNAYQDKATALGNDVQGDPEISLLRFMPEKIRLYANKSLIGVILNDAGLKRPDNQNIDDLAAEISAENLTDADSDWIFYTSYGTPEATGEKAAIEGPLWKQLKAVQNDQAIRVNDDVWFLGLGPTGASQILDDLRSYLVN
- a CDS encoding carbonic anhydrase, translated to MPQPIDSVVNTSATSRRKLIAGATGLLALARLSACANEKTVQAATAKHVSAPKTSDDVLIELTEGNKRFVAGQVQRPNQDSHRRDEQAEHQSPFALVHGCVDSRVTPEMLFDKGIGDLFVTRTAGAVLDDTLVGSMEFAVSAPYSVPLLVILGHTACGAVTGTLKAMEANPEDPALPGEMDDFAEQIAPVARRQKVSGFGSEAVDQVVKANALAVARQLVERSAIISKAVEEKRTRIVPALYDLESGEVSWLEA
- a CDS encoding TetR/AcrR family transcriptional regulator, yielding MELGTVQQAAVSCFAQRGFAATGIRELGSAVGLNSATLYHYVGGKEELLVGIIKNCLNSMIDGARQVLATSNDPTTQLALLVAFHVGFTATNPKTSRVAEHEMRALTAENAAQMQGLRDEYEQLFAQVLQAGATQGVFSTVDLGITRLAMMEMGTGASHWYRRDGRLSLPQVQLNFIALAMRMLAVSNEAPLASKDLPTPPNIASEPEVKD
- a CDS encoding carboxyl transferase domain-containing protein, with protein sequence MDPTEFELNAKANAPLLAELQQRLARAELGGSEKSRNRHKDRGKLLPRERVDQLLDEGSPFLEIAPLAAEDMYDGASPAAGMIAGIGMVHSRHVMIIANDATVKGGTYFPMTVKKHLRAQEIALENRLPCIYLVDSGGAFLPMQDEVFPGREHFGRIFFNQAQLSAKKIPQLAAVLGSCTAGGAYVPAMSDESVIVRNQGTIFLGGPPLVKAAIGEVVTAEELGGGELHAKTSGVVDHLAENDEHALMIIRDIVATLPPNPTPAWDITSAVTEPLYPASELAGIVPVDVNAPYDVHEVIARLVDGSKFHEFKAEYGTTLVTGFAQIHGHQVGIIANNGVLFSESAVKGAHFIELCDQRGIPLLFLQNLAGFMVGRDYEADGIAKHGAKMVTSVATARVPKLTVIIGGSFGAGNYSMCGRAYSPRFLWMWPNARISVMGGNQASSVLSTVKRDGLEAAGETWSAEEEERFKAPIREQYETQGNPYYSTARLWDDGVIDPAETRRVLGLALDVCARTPLPETSFGLFRM